The Dioscorea cayenensis subsp. rotundata cultivar TDr96_F1 unplaced genomic scaffold, TDr96_F1_v2_PseudoChromosome.rev07_lg8_w22 25.fasta BLBR01002082.1, whole genome shotgun sequence genome window below encodes:
- the LOC120257400 gene encoding uncharacterized protein LOC120257400 encodes MATEAASGPLRCLFDASLSAFDSDVRRRPYHRNCGCALHHSASCSSSSSSSSRLSYPIHRSWVPLSMSASDLASSSSSFLPIFLAGEKDGFSGDRRIEGLDE; translated from the coding sequence ATGGCTACCGAAGCGGCTTCCGGGCCGCTTCGGTGCCTCTTCGACGCCTCCCTCTCCGCCTTCGACTCCGACGTCCGCCGCCGTCCCTACCACCGCAACTGCGGCTGCGCCCTCCACCACTCCGCCtcctgctcctcctcctcctcctcctcctcccgcCTCTCTTACCCGATCCACCGCTCCTGGGTGCCTTTATCCATGTCCGCCTCCGATCTGGCCtcctcctcttcatctttcCTTCCGATCTTCCTTGCCGGAGAGAAAGATGGCTTTTCCGGTGATCGCCGCATCGAGGGTCTGGATGAGTAA